CAGAGACCCACCGAGTCGGTGGAGCACAGGGGGCTGGCCAGCACCACGGTGCCGGCGGCGATCACCAGGGCTCCGGTGATCACGGTGAACTGGGGCACCGTGAGCCGGTGCCGCCAGCGCTGCAGGGCCTCCCAGGCCCGGGAAGGGGCGGCACGGTGCCCACGGCCGCCAGCGGACGGCAGGTTCGAGCGGTGGATGTCGGGAGGCTGCATCGCGGCAGCGGCCGGGCCGGGGGTGGGTAACCTAAACCCCAGGTCCCCAGTGGGATCTGGCATCCCGGCCCCCTGGATCGCTCCCCCACCCCCCCCCCCCCCACCCCCTCCCACCCCCCGGACGGCCCCTGGATGGACGATCTGCCGGCCTGGATCCTGAGCGCGGTGGTGAACGCGGTGGACACCAACCCCTGGCTCGGCTACGGCGCCATCGCCGTGGCCATGCTGCTCGAGAACGTGATCCCGCCGGTGCCCTCCGAGGTGCTGCTGCCGATGGCGGGCTACCTGGTGTGGCGCGGGCAGCTGCTGCTCGTGCCCACCGTGGCGGCGGCCCTGCTGGGCACGGTCACGGGCGCCTGGTTCTGGTACGGGATCGGCCGGTTGGTGCCTCCGCGACGCCTGGAGGACTGGCTGCAGCGCCACGGCCGGCGGCTGGGGCTGGTGGTGGACGACCTGGCCAGAAGCCGGCGCTGGTTTCTGCGCCATGGGTCC
This portion of the Cyanobium sp. NIES-981 genome encodes:
- a CDS encoding DedA family protein; amino-acid sequence: MDDLPAWILSAVVNAVDTNPWLGYGAIAVAMLLENVIPPVPSEVLLPMAGYLVWRGQLLLVPTVAAALLGTVTGAWFWYGIGRLVPPRRLEDWLQRHGRRLGLVVDDLARSRRWFLRHGSALVFWGRMVPGLRTLISVPAGLERMPQPVFLAWTTAGSLIWTTALILVGRALGDGYRRVQPWLAPYAEALKLGLAIALGIGLLVLLLRAVRAGRQPG